A part of Terriglobus roseus genomic DNA contains:
- a CDS encoding mechanosensitive ion channel family protein produces MRLKGSGRLLLLAVGVTACLVAARLVLEGHHLPDFVYRWGGSLQGVLATELFSVGNSPVRLLFVIKVAVFFFVLSRFTRVARWILKGLLQSDPRFDNHRIYVLSRLLTITIFVIGCLLGIHVEHINLHTFVLVGGTIGVAVGLGVQRYVGNLVSGLSILFEGQLRLGDFVQFGDQQGFIERLGATSSQIRTPNNTTVVIPNTELSNSKFINYSGRHTTFRLVLPLTVSYGVDAEIVLSEVMKTIAAHPAALERPEPSVILTEMKPDTMNFQARLWTKTHPEDFDVLTSELYVAIKRMFEANGITLPRPAMDVWLAGNDGSENSPRA; encoded by the coding sequence GTGCGTTTAAAGGGATCGGGAAGGCTGCTTTTGCTTGCTGTGGGTGTCACGGCATGCCTTGTTGCGGCGCGACTCGTTCTGGAAGGCCATCACCTGCCTGATTTCGTTTATCGGTGGGGCGGCAGTTTGCAGGGAGTCCTGGCGACAGAGCTTTTCAGCGTTGGGAACAGCCCTGTTCGTTTGTTGTTTGTGATCAAGGTTGCGGTGTTCTTCTTTGTGCTGAGCCGCTTCACGCGGGTGGCTCGCTGGATTCTGAAAGGGCTGCTGCAGTCTGATCCTCGCTTTGATAACCACCGCATCTATGTTCTGTCGCGACTGCTGACGATCACGATCTTTGTGATCGGGTGCCTGCTGGGCATTCACGTGGAGCACATTAACCTGCACACGTTTGTGCTGGTAGGCGGAACGATTGGCGTTGCCGTTGGTCTGGGTGTGCAGCGGTACGTTGGCAATCTTGTTTCGGGGCTGTCCATATTGTTCGAGGGCCAGTTGCGGCTGGGAGACTTTGTTCAGTTTGGCGATCAGCAGGGCTTCATCGAGCGGCTTGGCGCGACGAGTTCGCAGATACGCACGCCGAACAATACGACTGTGGTGATTCCCAACACAGAGCTTTCGAACAGCAAGTTCATCAACTACAGCGGAAGGCATACGACATTCCGGTTGGTGTTGCCACTGACTGTCTCTTATGGAGTGGATGCAGAGATTGTTCTCTCGGAAGTGATGAAGACGATTGCTGCTCACCCGGCGGCGCTTGAGCGTCCTGAGCCGTCAGTGATTCTGACGGAGATGAAGCCGGACACGATGAACTTTCAGGCGCGGCTGTGGACGAAGACGCATCCGGAGGACTTCGACGTTCTGACTTCGGAGTTGTACGTGGCAATCAAGCGGATGTTCGAGGCGAACGGAATCACGCTGCCGCGTCCTGCGATGGATGTTTGGCTTGCTGGGAACGACGGTTCGGAGAACTCGCCGCGCGCGTAA
- a CDS encoding NAD(P)/FAD-dependent oxidoreductase gives MRTRVVVLGAGFGGLELTTALSEALGDKIDIVLIDKNDAFVFGFSKLDVMFGRHLPSEVRHPYSQILKPGVRFFQTTVRSIDPASKIVVTDAQTFEADYLVVALGADYDIAATPGLAEGGNEFYSPAGAFALRDVLAEFRSGHAVIGVTGKSFKCPPAPSETALMLHDFLQSRGLRDATQITLVMPFGVPIPPSPETSQALLAAFAERGIRFVKDNLVASLDPARKVAVLSGGEEIPYDLFLGIPVHRVPQVVVESGLSADPFAWVPVNKQTLETSFPGVYAVGDVNGVGTPKAGIFAEGSAAVVAKRILADLTGSPAPDEYGGKGACYIEFGDEKVARVDVTFLHGPPVGSYQAPSEAMAAEKSLFGSSRIQRWFLS, from the coding sequence ATGCGCACACGTGTGGTTGTATTAGGAGCCGGATTCGGCGGCCTTGAATTGACGACTGCTCTTTCTGAAGCTTTGGGAGACAAGATCGACATCGTCTTGATCGACAAGAATGATGCCTTCGTATTCGGATTCTCAAAGCTCGACGTCATGTTTGGTCGACACCTGCCCTCAGAAGTACGCCATCCCTATAGCCAGATCCTGAAGCCCGGCGTGCGCTTCTTTCAGACCACCGTGCGATCGATCGATCCAGCATCGAAAATTGTCGTCACAGACGCCCAGACATTCGAAGCGGACTACCTGGTAGTCGCTCTCGGAGCGGACTATGACATCGCCGCCACGCCCGGCCTCGCCGAAGGCGGCAACGAGTTCTATTCCCCCGCAGGCGCTTTCGCCTTGCGCGACGTGCTGGCAGAGTTCCGAAGCGGCCACGCTGTCATTGGCGTCACAGGCAAGTCGTTCAAGTGCCCGCCCGCACCCAGTGAAACTGCCCTCATGCTCCATGACTTTCTGCAGTCACGAGGCCTTCGCGACGCCACTCAGATCACTCTCGTAATGCCATTCGGCGTACCGATCCCGCCGTCTCCGGAAACATCGCAGGCTCTGCTCGCAGCCTTTGCAGAACGCGGCATCCGTTTCGTGAAAGACAACCTCGTTGCCAGCCTGGACCCCGCGCGTAAGGTGGCCGTGTTGAGCGGTGGCGAAGAAATTCCTTACGACCTCTTTCTCGGTATACCGGTGCATCGCGTGCCGCAGGTCGTCGTCGAATCCGGCCTGTCCGCCGATCCATTCGCATGGGTGCCGGTGAATAAGCAGACATTGGAGACCAGCTTCCCAGGTGTATACGCCGTTGGCGATGTCAACGGCGTGGGCACACCAAAAGCCGGCATCTTCGCAGAGGGTTCGGCGGCTGTCGTTGCCAAGAGAATCCTCGCCGACCTGACCGGTAGCCCGGCTCCCGATGAGTACGGCGGCAAGGGCGCATGCTACATCGAGTTCGGTGACGAAAAGGTCGCGCGCGTAGACGTCACCTTCCTGCACGGACCGCCAGTAGGCAGCTATCAAGCTCCCTCAGAAGCAATGGCCGCGGAGAAGAGCCTCTTTGGATCAAGCCGCATACAACGCTGGTTCCTCAGCTAG
- a CDS encoding TIGR03435 family protein, protein MGQANAQPTAPVSAHSASDSTLPAFDVITIKPNNSDERPSIDFDGGNFSATNFSVKMLVLFAYDLKDDQLFGVPKWASELHFDMKAKVLDADPTVLQQLSNDQKRVIEQTILTERFGLTFHRETKVLAVYELVVDKGGPRFQPSKIEAGQRGANGLGAGSLHTNNHNGNADMTSTAVPIASLVNVLSRQTERIVVDQTGLTGRYDLNLTWSRDDGGTPATDQNSPPIVTAIQEQLGLRLRPAKLPVSTFVVDHVVLPSGN, encoded by the coding sequence CGACGCTGCCTGCATTTGACGTGATCACCATTAAGCCCAACAACTCCGACGAACGACCGAGCATTGATTTTGATGGTGGGAACTTTTCAGCGACCAACTTTTCTGTGAAGATGCTTGTCCTGTTCGCCTATGACCTCAAGGACGATCAACTTTTCGGCGTCCCCAAATGGGCGAGCGAACTGCATTTTGATATGAAGGCGAAGGTGCTCGACGCGGACCCCACCGTACTTCAGCAGCTCAGTAATGATCAGAAGCGCGTGATTGAGCAGACGATTCTGACGGAACGCTTCGGGCTGACATTCCATCGCGAGACGAAGGTGCTTGCCGTCTACGAACTGGTAGTGGATAAAGGTGGGCCAAGGTTCCAGCCGTCGAAGATTGAGGCGGGACAAAGAGGAGCGAACGGCCTGGGAGCCGGAAGCCTGCACACGAACAATCACAACGGGAATGCAGACATGACGTCTACCGCTGTTCCCATTGCCTCACTGGTGAATGTCCTGTCGCGACAGACGGAACGCATCGTGGTGGATCAGACCGGGCTGACAGGAAGGTACGACCTGAACCTGACCTGGTCACGCGATGATGGCGGGACACCGGCAACCGATCAAAATAGCCCGCCAATCGTGACTGCAATCCAGGAACAACTTGGTCTGCGTCTTCGTCCTGCGAAGCTTCCGGTCAGCACGTTTGTTGTTGACCATGTTGTATTGCCGTCCGGGAACTAG